GGAAGCTGATCAGGAGCCCGAACGCCGCCACCGTCACGACGAAGATCGGCAGCACGTATTCCCGCGGCACCCGCTTGCCGACGGTCTTGCCCGAGAAGGTCGGCACCGTGGAGATCACGAGGAGAGCGATCACCAGCGTGTAGATCAGCGCCACCGGCGCGAGGCCGGGCGCCATCTCGAAGCCGAGGAAATGCAGGTAGAGCGGCAGCATCACCGTCAGCGCACCGGCCGGGGCCGGCATGCCGACGAAGAAGTCCTTCTTCCATTCCGGCCGGTTGGGATCGTCCAGCATCACGTTGAAGCGGGCGAGGCGCAGGGCCATCGCGATGGCGAAGATCAGGGCGACGATCCAGCCGAGCTGCTTCAGGTTGTGCAGCACGAAGCTGTAGAGGATCAGCGCCGGGGCGCAGCCGAAATTGACGAAGTCGGCGAGGGAGTCGAGTTCGGCGCCGAAGCGCGAGGTGCCCTTGAGCAGCCGCGCCACCCGCCCGTCGACACCGTCGAGCACCGCGGCGGCGATGATCGCGATCACCGCCGGCTCGAACTTGCCCTCGAAGCCGAAGCGCACGGCGGTGAGCCCGAGGCAGACCGCCATCAGGGTGATCATGTTGGGAATGATCATCCGCACCGGCACCGGCTTGAACCGGCGCGGTTTGGGCTCGTTCGGCTCCGGCGCGAAGGGCGGGAAGAGGTCGTCCATGGCGGGTCCCTCCCCTGTCAGGTGCGGCGGAACTGCCGCACCGGGCCGGTCCCGCGCAGGTCGGCGAGCACGGTCTCGCCGGCCACCGCCTTCTGGCCGAGGCCGACCAGCACCCGGGTGCCCGCCGGCAGGTAGACGTCGACCCGGGAGCCGAAGCGGATCAGGCCGAAGCGGTCGCCGACGGTGAGGTCGTCGCCGGGCTTGACCCAGTCGACGATGCGGCGTGCGACGAGGCCGGCGATCTGCACCACGCCGATCCGCACCGGCTCGCCGTTCTGGCGCGTCTCGATGACGAGGCCGTTGCGCTCGTTGTCCTCGCTCGCCTTGTCGAGCTCGGCATTGAGGAAGAGGCCCGGGGTGTAGTGGACCTGGTCGATGCGGCCCGTGACCGGCACCCGGTTCACGTGGCAGTCGAACACGTTCATGAACACCGAGATCCGCAGCATCGGCACCGACGGCAGGTCGAGCTCGGAGGGCGGCAGCACGGTGCTGATCAGGTTCACCCGCCCGTCTGCCGGCGAGATCACCAGGCCGTCGCCGACCGGCACGATCCGCTCGGGGTCGCGGAAGAAGTAGCAGACCCACAGCGTCAGGATGAAGAAGATCCAGCCGAGGAACTGCACGAAGGTGCCGGCGAGCACCGTCAGCACGATGCCGATCGCGATGAAGGGATAGCCCTCCTTGTGGATCGGCACCAGTACGCGGCGGATCGTCTCGAACAGGTCGGTCATGAGTCCTCGGATGCGTCCTCGGGCCGTCTCGCCGGTCGCGAGCGCGCCGGTCTCTGCGCCCGCGGATGGCAGGCGCATGGCTTCACGTCAATTGTCAGATCGGCGCGGGGCGCGCCCCGCGCGCCGGATCGGCGCGAATCGCCTCACGACACCGCGGCGGGCTCGGGCGCCTTCGCCACCGGACCAGGGATCTCCCCCGGCTCCAGATGCGTGCGCAGGCTCGTTCCTTCTTCCGCCTCCGCGCGCTTCAGCGCCTCGCGGGCCGCATCCGCCTCGCGCTGACGGTTCCACATCGCCGCGTAGACACCACCCTGGGCGAGCAGCGCCAGATGGGTGCCGCGCTCGGCGATGCGGCCCTGGTCGAGGACGATGATCTCGTCGGCGCCGACCACGGTCGAGAGGCGGTGGGCGATGACGAGGGTGGTGCGGCCGCGGCTGACCCGGTCGAGGGCGTCCTGGATCTCGCGCTCGGTGAAGGAATCGAGGGCCGAGGTCGCCTCGTCGAGGACGAGGATCGGCGGTCCCTTCAGGATGGTGCGGGCGATGGCGACGCGCTGCTTCTCGCCGCCCGAGAGCTTCAGGCCGCGCTCGCCGACCGGGGTGTCGTAGCCCTCCGGCAGGGCGGCGATGAAGCGGTCGATCTGGGCGAGGCGGGCCGCCTCGCGCACCTCCTCCTCGGAGGCCTCCCAGCGGCCGTAACGGACGTTGTAGCCGATCGTGTCGTTGAACAGCACCGTGTCCTGCGGCACCATGCCGATCGCGGCGCGCAAGCTGTCCTGCTGGACGGCCGCGATGTCCTGCCCGTCGATCGTGATGCGTCCCGATTGCGGCTCGTAGAACCGGAACAGCAGGCGCGACAGGGTGGATTTTCCGGCCCCGGACGGCCCGACGATCGCGACCGTGCGGCCGGCCGGCACCGTGAAGCTGATGCCGCGCAGGATCGGCCGCTCCGGCACGTAGGCGAAGTGCACGTCCTCGAACCGCACCACCGCGTCGGCGATCGCGAGCGGGGCCGCGCCCGGCCGGTCGGCGATCTCCGGGTTGCGGTGCAGGATCTTGAACATGTCGTCGATGTCGATCAGGGCCTGCTTGATCTCGCGGTAGATCATGCCCATGAAGTTGAGCGGCATCGAGAGCTGCACCAGCATGGTGTTGACCAACACGAAGCCGCCGATCGTCGCCCGCCCGGCCATGATGTCTCGGGCCGCCAGCCACATCACCACGCTCATGCCAATCGTGAAGATCACCGCCTGACCGGCATTGAGTACCGCGAGCGAGACGTAGGTCTGGGTCGAGGCCTTCTCGTAGCGTGCCATCGACTGGTCGTATCGCTCGGTCTCGCGCCTTTCCGCGCCGAAATACTTCACCGTCTCGTAGTTGAGCAGCGAATCGACCGCCTTGGTGTTGGCGTCGGTGTCGGAATCGTTCATCCGCCGGCGGATGGCGATGCGCCACTCCGTGGCCTTGTAGGTGTAGCCGAGATAGGCCGCCACCATCACCAGCACGACGAGGGAATAGGAGAGGCTGAACTCGTAGGCGAGCGTACCGAGCACGAGCAGGAACTCGACGATGGTCGGTACAAGCGTCAGCACCATCAATCGCGAGAGTTCCTCGATGCCGTTGCGCCCGCGCTCCAGCACCCGGGTCAGGCCGCCCGTCTTGCGCTCGAGGTGGAAGCGCAGGGACAATTGGTGCATGTGCCGGAAGGTCTGGAGCGCCAGGCGCCGCACCGCGTGCATCGCCACCTTGGCGAACAGCCCGTCGCGGACCTGGGTCAGGAGCGCCATGGCGATCCGGGTGGCGCCGTAGAGCCCGATCATCAGGGCCGGCGCGGCCCAGATCCCGGTCGGGACCGATTCTTCCTTGCCTCCCACCACCGCCACCAGGGCGTCGGTCGCCCACTTGAAGGTGAACGGCATCGCCAGGGTGACCACCTTGGCGACGAGCAGGAGGCCGAAGGCGACGAAGACGCGGCGCTGCAGGTCGGGCCGGCCGTGGGGCCAGAGATAGGGCCACAGGCGGCGGTAGGTGGCGACGAGGCCGGGCCGCTCGGGCTCGGCCGGGGAGTTCGGATCAGTGGACAAGGGCCGGTTCCGGACGGATTTTCGCGCCGCATATAGGCCATGACCGAACGACGGGACAGCGCGCCCGACGCGGCCCGGACCTGCGGCGGGGCCGTCCCGGCCTCGGCGACGGGCTCTTCGACTTGCCGGCTCTTCGACGGCGGAAACCCGCGCGACACGTCGCGGAAACCCGCCTAGAACGGCGGCATTCCGGCCGCGCCGGCCTCGCGCGTCCCCTCCCCTTTCGTCACGCCCGGATCGTCCATGCTGCTCCCGTCCTCCCGCGATGTTCGGCGCCCGCGCCCCGGGCCGGCCCTGCTGCCCGTGCACGCGCCACCGTCCTGGGGCGGGGATGCGACGGCTGCCGTGCTCGAACGCTGCCTCGCGCGCTGGCGCCGCTACGAGACCGCGACCGTCGATCCGGCGGTCTCGACCCACGACGACATGCTGGTCGACACGCCGGAGGGCCGGGCGCATTACCGCCATGTCGGGCTCTCGGCCCTGCGCCTGATCACCGAGGCGATGCTCCTGACCGGGCGCACCGATCCGAGGCGCATCCTCGACCTGCCCTGCGGCGGCGGGCGGGTGACGCGCCACCTGGTCAAATTCTTCCCCGAGGCCGAGATCGCGGTCGCCGACCTCGACGCCCGCAAGGTGGCGGACGTGGTCGCGCAATTCGGCGTGACCGAGATCAAGAGCAGCAAGGACTTCTCCGCCCCCCTGCCCGGCGCCTACGACCTGATCTTCGTCGGCTCGCTGGTCACGCATTTCGACGCGCCGCTCTTCGCCCGGGCGGTGAACGTGATGATCGACGCGCTCGCCCCCGGCGGCGTGCTGGTCCTGACCTCGGCCGGGCGCAACTGGGCTGCGCTCGCAGGCGTGCAGGACCGCGACGCGGGGCTGGTGCCCCAGCGCTGGTGGCGGGCGGCCCTGGCGCTGGTCGGAGGGAAGAAGGCTTCGCACCGCCTGCGCGTGCTGGAGAGCGACTACGCCCGGCACGGCTTCGGCTACACCGAGGTGCGGAGCTGGACGAAGCTCTACGGCCAGAGCTACGGCGGCAGCTTCGCGGCGCCGTCCTGGCTGATGCGGGTGGTCGAGGAGCGGAACGACGCCCTGGTGATCGGCCTCAAGGAGCGTGGCTTCGACAACCTCCTCGACGCGACGCTGATCCAGCGGGCGGGCTGAGGCAGTCGGGCGGCTGGGCGCCTGTTCGATAAAGCTCTCAAAGCCTCCATGTCATCCTGGAGCCGCGCAGCGGAACCCGGGATCGATAACCGCCGACGTTTCAGGACGAAGCGGAACGCTGCCCGCCTTTCCAGGCACCGTCAGCGGTTATGGATCCCGGGTTCTCGGCAAGCCTCGCCCCAGGATGACGAGGAGGGTGACGATGCTGTCCGTTCAGTCGAACAGGCTCTCACCCGCGGCTCTCCGGCTCCCGCGCCTGCGGCCCCTCGCCCGGCAGCACGAAGACCTGGCCGGGATAGATCCGGTTCGGGTCGCGGATCTGGCGCTGGTTGGCGTCGAAGATCACCGTGTAGCGCAGGCCCTTGCCGTAGGCCCGGCGGCTGATGCTCCACAGGTTGTCGCCGCGGATGACCTTCGCGGTGCTGATGCCGGGCACGAACACCGTGCCGGCTTCGGCGGGACTCTGCGCCGCCTCCGCGCCCGGCGCCCCGGCGGGGGCCAGGGCCGTGGCCGTCGCGCCCGCGGGCGGAACGGCGGCGGAGGGCGCCACCGCGACCACGGGGCCGCTCGCCGCCGCGCCGCGCATCAGGGGCTGGCGCGCCGGCACCTCGGCCGCGCCGGTGACGGCCGGCCC
This is a stretch of genomic DNA from Methylobacterium sp. 17Sr1-1. It encodes these proteins:
- the pssA gene encoding CDP-diacylglycerol--serine O-phosphatidyltransferase, with product MDDLFPPFAPEPNEPKPRRFKPVPVRMIIPNMITLMAVCLGLTAVRFGFEGKFEPAVIAIIAAAVLDGVDGRVARLLKGTSRFGAELDSLADFVNFGCAPALILYSFVLHNLKQLGWIVALIFAIAMALRLARFNVMLDDPNRPEWKKDFFVGMPAPAGALTVMLPLYLHFLGFEMAPGLAPVALIYTLVIALLVISTVPTFSGKTVGKRVPREYVLPIFVVTVAAFGLLISFPFEILALLSLGYLVAIPIGANQYRRKLKTEAAQGPALPSDEAPAG
- a CDS encoding phosphatidylserine decarboxylase codes for the protein MTDLFETIRRVLVPIHKEGYPFIAIGIVLTVLAGTFVQFLGWIFFILTLWVCYFFRDPERIVPVGDGLVISPADGRVNLISTVLPPSELDLPSVPMLRISVFMNVFDCHVNRVPVTGRIDQVHYTPGLFLNAELDKASEDNERNGLVIETRQNGEPVRIGVVQIAGLVARRIVDWVKPGDDLTVGDRFGLIRFGSRVDVYLPAGTRVLVGLGQKAVAGETVLADLRGTGPVRQFRRT
- a CDS encoding ABC transporter ATP-binding protein/permease, encoding MSTDPNSPAEPERPGLVATYRRLWPYLWPHGRPDLQRRVFVAFGLLLVAKVVTLAMPFTFKWATDALVAVVGGKEESVPTGIWAAPALMIGLYGATRIAMALLTQVRDGLFAKVAMHAVRRLALQTFRHMHQLSLRFHLERKTGGLTRVLERGRNGIEELSRLMVLTLVPTIVEFLLVLGTLAYEFSLSYSLVVLVMVAAYLGYTYKATEWRIAIRRRMNDSDTDANTKAVDSLLNYETVKYFGAERRETERYDQSMARYEKASTQTYVSLAVLNAGQAVIFTIGMSVVMWLAARDIMAGRATIGGFVLVNTMLVQLSMPLNFMGMIYREIKQALIDIDDMFKILHRNPEIADRPGAAPLAIADAVVRFEDVHFAYVPERPILRGISFTVPAGRTVAIVGPSGAGKSTLSRLLFRFYEPQSGRITIDGQDIAAVQQDSLRAAIGMVPQDTVLFNDTIGYNVRYGRWEASEEEVREAARLAQIDRFIAALPEGYDTPVGERGLKLSGGEKQRVAIARTILKGPPILVLDEATSALDSFTEREIQDALDRVSRGRTTLVIAHRLSTVVGADEIIVLDQGRIAERGTHLALLAQGGVYAAMWNRQREADAAREALKRAEAEEGTSLRTHLEPGEIPGPVAKAPEPAAVS
- a CDS encoding class I SAM-dependent methyltransferase codes for the protein MLLPSSRDVRRPRPGPALLPVHAPPSWGGDATAAVLERCLARWRRYETATVDPAVSTHDDMLVDTPEGRAHYRHVGLSALRLITEAMLLTGRTDPRRILDLPCGGGRVTRHLVKFFPEAEIAVADLDARKVADVVAQFGVTEIKSSKDFSAPLPGAYDLIFVGSLVTHFDAPLFARAVNVMIDALAPGGVLVLTSAGRNWAALAGVQDRDAGLVPQRWWRAALALVGGKKASHRLRVLESDYARHGFGYTEVRSWTKLYGQSYGGSFAAPSWLMRVVEERNDALVIGLKERGFDNLLDATLIQRAG